A region of the Actinomycetes bacterium genome:
GGGCAGCAACCAACCTTGGAGACAACCAGAAGGCCATTAACTATTACCAGGACCTGGTTAGCCGGTATCCCCAAAGCAATTTTAGCGATGATGCCCTTTACCGCATTGGAAGAATATACTTTTTTGACGACCAGATGGAAGCAGCCATAGAAAACTTCAACCTGGTGCTGGAAAAATATCCCAGTGGTGACCGTCTTTCCGAAGTACTGTGGGAACTGGGATGGATTCACTACAGCAGCCATAATTACCAGCCGGCCCAGGATATATTTGCCAATATGGCTTCCTCTTTTAAGGGCAGCGAACTGGAAGAAAAAGGCCTGTTCTGGCAGGCCAAATGCCTGCAAAAATCAGGCCAGCAGCAGCAGGCAGTGGAACTATACAAGCAGATAGTGGGCATTAATTCCTATTCCTATTACACCTTTGTAGCCAGAGAAATACTGGAACAGATGGATATCTACCTGTATATACCTCCCATTGACAGCTCCGCCAATCCGCTTAACCCAAACATTGAACAGGTGGTACCCTCGGTCTATGAAGTCTTAAATGACGATGTCTCGGCTATTGAAAACCCGCTGCATATAAGAAAGGCTTTAGAGCTGTTAAAAATAGATTTACTTCAGAGCGCTACCCTGGAAATAACTGCCGGACAGCAGGAGATAGATGATGATCCGGTACAGCTGCTTATACTGTCCACCCTCTACCACCAATCGCAGGATTATACCGACAGCATAAGCATCTTATCCCGCAATACCAGCAGCCTGAGGTATGGCCTGGAAGACAGCTACAAGGATTTTTATTACTATCTCTTGTACCCCTATGCCTTCCAGCAAATGGTAAACAACTATTCTGGCCATTATGGAATAGATCCATTGTTCGTGCTGGCAGTAATGAGGCAGGAAAGCAGATTCCAGCCTGATGCGGGATCCTATGCGGGAGCAAGGGGCCTGATGCAGATTATGCCCGCTACCGGAAGGGGAATAGCCCAGGACCTGGGAGTACAGGAATTTGATACAGACCAACTGTTTGATCCGGAAGTAAGTATCAACATGGGAGCCTATTACTTAA
Encoded here:
- a CDS encoding transglycosylase SLT domain-containing protein, which produces MIEDEENSQDEFLPKDLYHNLEIETQRDFFLKAVEHFHKQQYIQAQFYLDKIKDQYLVLQDHTYYYLAKSLLMQQKYFLSQKYYSDLMELHPGSIWIEKAALEYADLFFIQQDYPRAETLYQQFLTQHPDSTYSPYGQFQLALCQQNNQKLEQAYQNYKQVWLNYPTNEYAETALDFLYKLIEENGLQPFVATPEQLYQRAEIFFQNYNYYSALEQLNLILEQPQLSTQLKAQALFRAGMCYYNLRDYAQAEQYLLQCYQSAADHQLADDSLYFLGRAATNLGDNQKAINYYQDLVSRYPQSNFSDDALYRIGRIYFFDDQMEAAIENFNLVLEKYPSGDRLSEVLWELGWIHYSSHNYQPAQDIFANMASSFKGSELEEKGLFWQAKCLQKSGQQQQAVELYKQIVGINSYSYYTFVAREILEQMDIYLYIPPIDSSANPLNPNIEQVVPSVYEVLNDDVSAIENPLHIRKALELLKIDLLQSATLEITAGQQEIDDDPVQLLILSTLYHQSQDYTDSISILSRNTSSLRYGLEDSYKDFYYYLLYPYAFQQMVNNYSGHYGIDPLFVLAVMRQESRFQPDAGSYAGARGLMQIMPATGRGIAQDLGVQEFDTDQLFDPEVSINMGAYYLKQQLNGFGGNKFYASGAYNGGPGAMASWVNRWGDKDLYEFVENIPYDETRDYVKKVMGNYYMYRLLYD